The following are encoded in a window of Novosphingobium sp. THN1 genomic DNA:
- a CDS encoding peroxiredoxin has protein sequence MTDTITTPAMPRINEPAPDFSAKTTHGQRSLADYRGKWLVLFSHPADFTPVCTTEFMGFARHADEFKAMNTELLGLSIDSNYAHIAWVRSIKEKFGVEIPFPIIEDISMKVATAYGMVHPGASDTQAVRATFFIDPEGTLRAMVYYPMSNGRSIAEFVRLMQALQTADANKVATPEGWQPGDKVIVPPPQTAPAAEARAGEGYDYVDWYFSTKTL, from the coding sequence ATGACTGACACGATCACCACTCCCGCCATGCCGCGCATCAACGAGCCGGCACCCGATTTCAGTGCCAAGACCACCCATGGCCAGCGTTCGCTGGCAGATTATCGGGGCAAGTGGCTCGTCCTCTTCTCCCACCCGGCCGACTTCACCCCGGTCTGCACCACCGAGTTCATGGGTTTTGCCCGCCACGCCGATGAATTCAAGGCGATGAACACCGAGCTGCTCGGGCTGTCGATCGACTCCAACTATGCCCACATTGCCTGGGTCCGTTCGATCAAGGAGAAATTCGGCGTCGAGATCCCCTTCCCGATCATCGAGGACATCTCGATGAAGGTGGCAACCGCTTACGGCATGGTCCATCCGGGGGCGTCTGACACCCAGGCCGTTCGCGCCACCTTCTTCATCGACCCTGAAGGCACGCTGCGCGCCATGGTCTACTACCCCATGTCGAACGGTCGCTCGATTGCCGAGTTTGTCCGCCTCATGCAGGCCCTGCAGACGGCAGACGCCAACAAGGTGGCGACGCCCGAAGGCTGGCAGCCCGGTGACAAGGTGATCGTGCCCCCGCCGCAGACCGCGCCGGCAGCCGAAGCCCGCGCCGGCGAAGGCTACGACTATGTCGACTGGTATTTCAGCACCAAGACCCTCTGA
- a CDS encoding ABC transporter ATP-binding protein, whose protein sequence is MAEGIRIDNLVKTYGQGDTAVHALRGVNMSVAKGEVVGLIGPSGSGKSTLLKCLGAVIEPTSGRMTIGDRVIYDDGWKVGDLRALRRDLIGFIFQAPYLIPFLDVTDNVALLPMLAGKPNAVARKEARDLLEALDVAHRAAAMPSQLSGGEQQRVAIARALVNRPPVILADEPTAPLDSVRALAVVDLLNTMARQFETAIIVVTHDEKIIPTFRRLYNIRDGVTVEEGPAGSHGPDSADKS, encoded by the coding sequence GTGGCTGAAGGCATCCGCATCGACAACCTGGTCAAGACCTATGGCCAAGGCGACACCGCCGTCCACGCCCTGCGCGGCGTCAACATGTCGGTTGCCAAGGGTGAGGTCGTGGGCCTGATCGGCCCGTCCGGTTCCGGCAAGAGCACGCTGCTCAAGTGTCTGGGCGCAGTGATCGAGCCGACTTCGGGGCGCATGACCATCGGCGACAGGGTGATCTACGACGATGGCTGGAAAGTGGGCGATCTGCGCGCACTGCGCCGCGACCTGATCGGGTTCATCTTTCAGGCGCCCTATCTGATCCCGTTCCTTGACGTGACGGACAATGTCGCGCTGCTGCCGATGCTGGCTGGCAAGCCCAACGCCGTTGCCCGCAAGGAGGCGCGCGACCTGCTGGAGGCGCTGGACGTGGCGCACCGCGCGGCGGCCATGCCATCCCAGTTGTCGGGCGGCGAGCAGCAACGCGTCGCCATTGCCCGCGCACTGGTCAACCGGCCGCCGGTGATCCTGGCGGATGAGCCAACGGCGCCGCTCGACAGCGTCCGTGCGCTCGCCGTTGTCGACCTGCTCAATACCATGGCCCGGCAGTTCGAAACCGCGATCATTGTCGTGACGCATGACGAGAAGATCATCCCGACCTTCCGCCGCCTCTACAACATCCGCGATGGCGTGACGGTCGAGGAAGGTCCGGCAGGCAGCCATGGGCCTGATAGTGCGGACAAATCATAA